The following is a genomic window from Marinobacter sp. NP-4(2019).
GGCCACCGATGTTCACACCAGGGCCCGGGACGGACGCTCCGTCCGTTTCCCGGCCCGTATTCTCTCCCGTTTTTACCTCCGCGACGGCGTTCGCGGCAGCTTCCGGATTCTCTTCGACCAAGACGGTAAATTCGCTTCCATCGAGCGACTTTGACTGTCGATAGGTTTAGCGTTCACCCGTCAGTCTATACGATTAACAAAAGCTTTAAAAAATCTTTGTTTAATTAATTGTTCTTTAACTACCTGTGGATCGTAAGGTTTAACTGTTCCCGTTGACGCAGGAGTTGTCCCATGTCAGTACCCCGTAATCTTTCTCCCGTAGCATGGAGAAATACGCTCGACATTCTGGTGGACTACTGTCGTAACTACGCTGAAGCACAGTGATTTTGCCCGCTGGAATGAGCGGGAACGATTCATAGCC
Proteins encoded in this region:
- a CDS encoding DUF2835 domain-containing protein is translated as MQQIIVDINISPDEWIKLYQGVATDVHTRARDGRSVRFPARILSRFYLRDGVRGSFRILFDQDGKFASIERL